In one Nicotiana tomentosiformis chromosome 6, ASM39032v3, whole genome shotgun sequence genomic region, the following are encoded:
- the LOC104120435 gene encoding disease resistance protein Roq1-like isoform X4: protein MRAIEESRIALIIFSKNYANSRWCLDELVKIMECKNLKGQIVFPVFYDVDPSTVRKQKSSFGEAFSNHEARGCIKDNKLQKWRAALEEAANLSGCDLRNTANAHEAKVIKQIVEDMMAKLGGQRHAINAENLVGMESQMQKVYKMLGIGSGGVHFVGIFGMSGVGKTTLARVIYDNISSQFEGACFLHEVRDRSEKQGLARLQEILLSKILVIKDLRINNLFEGLNMQRHRLRFKKVLLVLDDVDHIDQLDVLAQKREWFGSGSRIIITTKDKHLLVKHDVEKIYKMRTLSEDESLQLFKQYAFKKNHPTKKFEDLSAQVIKYTAGLPLALKVLGSFLYGRDLAEWRSEVERLKQIPEDEILRKLEPSFTGLKSIDQKIFLDIACFFTGKKKDSVTRILESFNFSPIIGLKVLMEKSLITISEGRILMHQLIQEMGWHIVRREAFDYPRKYSRLWKLEDISHILARNMGTEKIEGISLNLSKMLTDISHPIERNLGTEKIKGILLNLTNVKEVNVSATAFMQMTRLRFLKIKNAYVSQGPDILPSELSWLSWHGYPSKRLPISFQGEQLVSLKLKNSRIIQLWKGSKVLGQLKYINLSHSHKLIRTPDFSGTPNLERLVLEECTSLVEINFSVGDLKKLVLLKLKNCINLKTLPKSIQLENLEVLILSGCSKLKLFPEIEDGMNRLSELYLEATSFSELPASVEKLSGVQVINLSSCKHLESLPNSIVRLKCLKELNVSRCSKLKSLPDDLGSLVGLEGLHCDDTPIQMIPSTISLLKNLKHLSLRRCNALGLQVRSSISRESMGLVFSNLSGLCSLTMLDIGGCSISDGGILCNLGFLPSLAELNLGGNTFTNISASSISGLTRLKVLQLVGCSRLEHFPELPQAIEEVHADECISLKSIDQLAKYPTLRRLSLSQCHQLHDTDMVDALWSNMLKGLYVLRNDLSICIPGSQIPMWFTYKNFGENVTLTLANNWYTDNLWGFAFCIVFERMEWCGLYDGYLQPSLGFPVNLKFKTYDGKEGDIRSIIGIKGGDMSIRNSEHTLLSYVPSRRFLQPYNNEVYCPNDWIEIVAYSTVQFDSKAWGTRLVYLDDIIEA, encoded by the exons ATGAGAGCAATTGAAGAGTCGCGCATAGCTTTGATTATATTCTCCAAAAACTATGCTAATTCAAGATGGTGCTTAGATGAATTAGTGAAGATCATGGAATGCAAGAATTTGAAAGGACAAATTGTGTTTCCAGTGTTCTACGATGTTGATCCATCAACAGTGAGGAAACAAAAATCCAGCTTCGGAGAAGCATTTAGCAATCATGAAGCCCGTGGTTGTATCAAGGATAACAAGTTGCAAAAATGGAGGGCAGCATTGGAGGAAGCGGCTAATTTATCTGGCTGCGATTTGCGAAATACTGCCAATGC GCATGAAGCTAAAGTCATAAAGCAAATTGTGGAAGATATGATGGCTAAATTAGGTGGTCAGAGGCATGCAATCAATGCTGAAAATCTTGTTGGAATGGAGTCGCAAATGCAGAAAGTGTATAAAATGCTTGGCATCGGGTCTGGTGGAGTTCActttgttggaatatttggaaTGAGCGGAGTGGGAAAGACAACTTTAGCGAGAGTCATTTATGATAACATTTCAAGTCAATTTGAGGGTGCTTGTTTTCTTCATGAGGTTAGAGACCGTTCAGAAAAACAAGGCCTAGCGCGATTACAAGAGATACTTCTTTCCAAGATCCTTGTCATAAAAGACCTAAGGATCAAcaatttatttgaaggacttaatATGCAAAGACATAGACTACGGTTCAAAAAGGTTCTTCTTGTTCTTGATGATGTTGATCACATAGATCAGTTAGATGTTTTAGCTCAGAAGCGCGAATGGTTTGGTTCTGGAAGTAGAATCATCATAACAACTAAAGACAAACACTTGCTTGTTAAGCATGATGTGGAAAAGATATACAAAATGAGAACATTAAGTGAAGATGAAAGTCTACAACTATTTAAACAGTATGCTTTCAAGAAGAACCATCCAACCAAGAAATTTGAGGATCTCTCAGCTCAAGTGATAAAGTATACTGCTGGACTCCCCTTGGCTCTGAAAGTCCTGGGCAGTTTCTTGTATGGAAGAGATTTGGCTGAATGGAGAAGTGAAGTGGAACGATTGAAACAAATCCCGGAAGATGAAATTTTGAGGAAACTCGAACCAAGTTTCACTGGACTCAAAAGTATAGATCAAAAGATATTCTTAGACATTGCGTGTTTCTTTACAGGGAAGAAGAAAGATTCAGTGACTAGAATACTTGAGAGTTTTAATTTTAGCCCTATTATTGGCTTAAAAGTTCTCATGGAGAAATCTTTGATTACTATTTCAGAAGGTAGGATTTTAATGCACCAATTGATACAAGAAATGGGATGGCACATTGTTCGTCGAGAAGCTTTCGATTATCCAAGAAAATATAGTAGGTTATGGAAGTTGGAGGATATTTCTCATATACTTGCAAGAAATATG GGCACAGAAAAGATCGAAGGCATATCTCTGAACTTGTCTAAGATGCTCACAGATATATCTCATCCAATTGAAAGAAATTTG GGCACAGAAAAGATCAAAGGGATATTATTGAACTTGACTAACGTCAAAGAAGTGAATGTTAGTGCAACAGCCTTTATGCAGATGACCAGACTGAGGTTTCTCAAAATCAAGAATGCATATGTTTCTCAGGGTCCGGACATTCTTCCTAGTGAGTTGAGCTGGCTTTCTTGGCACGGATATCCTTCAAAAAGGCTGCCAATTAGCTTTCAGGGAGAACAACTCGTTAGTTTGAAGTTGAAAAATAGTCGCATCATACAACTTTGGAAAGGCTCCAAG GTTCTAGGACAACTGAAGTACATCAACCTTAGCCATTCACATAAGCTAATAAGGACTCCAGATTTTTCGGGTACCCCTAATCTTGAAAGGTTGGTTCTTGAAGAGTGCACGAGTTTGGTAGAAATCAATTTTTCTGTTGGAGATCTCAAAAAGCTAGTCTTACTCAAGTTGAAGAATTGCATCAATTTAAAGACCCTGCCAAAGAGTATTCAATTGGAAAATCTTGAGGTTCTTATTCTATCAGGCTGCTCAAAGCTAAAACTATTCCCAGAAATAGAAGATGGAATGAATCGTTTATCAGAACTATATTTGGAAGCAACTTCTTTTAGTGAACTACCCGCATCAGTTGAGAAACTATCAGGAGTTCAAGTGATAAATCTAAGCTCATGCAAGCATCTTGAGAGTCTTCCAAATAGTATTGTTAGGTTGAAATGTCTTAAAGAACTTAATGTGTCGAGGTGCTCAAAACTTAAAAGTTTACCAGATGACTTAGGTTCTTTAGTCGGTTTGGAGGGGCTCCATTGTGATGACACACCGATCCAAATGATACCATCCACCATTTCCCTTCTAAAGAACCTTAAACACTTATCTCTCCGTCGATGTAATGCTTTGGGTTTGCAAGTAAGGAGTTCAATCTCAAGAGAATCTATGGGACTAGTTTTCTCTAATTTATCGGGTCTTTGTTCATTGACAATGCTGGATATAGGTGGCTGCAGCATTTCAGATGGAGGCATCCTATGTAATCTTGGGTTCCTACCATCTTTGGCGGAATTGAATCTTGGTGGTAACACATTTACCAATATCTCAGCTTCAAGCATCAGTGGCCTCACTCGACTAAAGGTTCTTCAATTGGTTGGCTGTAGTAGGCTTGAGCATTTCCCAGAACTTCCTCAAGCTATAGAAGAGGTGCATGCCGATGAATGTATATCTTTGAAGAGTATCGATCAATTAGCAAAATATCCAACATTACGCCGACTTTCACTTAGCCAATGTCATCAGCTTCATGATACTGACATGGTTGATGCATTATGGAGCAACATGCTCAAG GGACTATACGTGCTACGAAATGATCTCAGCATTTGCATCCCTGGATCGCAAATTCCTATGTGGTTTACATATAAGAACTTTGGGGAAAATGTTACACTGACTCTTGCCAATAATTGGTACACTGACAACCTCTGGGGTTTTGCTTTCTGTATTGTTTTTGAACGTATGGAATGGTGCGGTCTATATGATGGTTACCTACAACCATCACTTGGATTTCCAGTTAACCTTAAATTCAAAACATATGATGGTAAGGAAGGCGATATACGTAGCATTATTGGCATCAAAGGAGGTGATATGTCAATTCGGAACTCAGAGCACACTCTCCTTTCTTATGTACCATCTCGTCGTTTTCTGCAACCTTACAATAACGAGGTTTACTGTCCCAACGACTGGATCGAAATTGTGGCATATTCGACTGTACAATTCGACAGTAAAGCTTGGGGGACGCGTCTTGTGTATTTGGACGATATTATTGAAGCATGA